A region of Lycium barbarum isolate Lr01 chromosome 3, ASM1917538v2, whole genome shotgun sequence DNA encodes the following proteins:
- the LOC132633612 gene encoding small ribosomal subunit protein uS12-like, producing MGKTRGMGVGRKLKSHRRRQRWADKSYKKSHLGNEWKKPFAGSSHAKGIVLEKIGIEAKQPNSAIRKCARVQLIKNGKKIAAFVPNDGCLNYIEENDEVLIAGFGRKGHAVGDIPGVRFKVVKVSGVSLLALFKEKKEKPRS from the coding sequence ATGGGGAAGACACGTGGTATGGGAGTTGGACGCAAGCTGAAGTCCCACCGCAGAAGACAAAGATGGGCTGACAAGTCCTACAAGAAGTCCCATCTtggaaatgaatggaagaagCCATTTGCTGGTTCATCCCATGCTAAAGGCATTGTGCTTGAGAAGATAGGTATTGAGGCTAAGCAGCCCAACTCTGCTATTCGTAAATGTGCTAGGGTTCAATTGATCAAAAACGGGAAGAAGATCGCTGCATTCGTCCCTAATGATGGTTGTTTGAACTACATTGAAGAAAATGATGAGGTGTTGATTGCTGGATTTGGTCGAAAGGGTCATGCCGTAGGAGATATTCCTGGTGTCAGGTTCAAAGTTGTGAAGGTTTCTGGTGTATCTCTCTTGGCTCTCTtcaaggagaagaaggagaaaccAAGATCTTAA